Proteins encoded within one genomic window of Halodesulfurarchaeum formicicum:
- the pan1 gene encoding proteasome-activating nucleotidase Pan1 has translation MTETVDDVDLPYDEEASQQEKLDVLQERLEVLEAQNEEMRDKLLDANAENNKYQQKLERLSHENKKLKQSPLFVATVQELTDDGVVIKQHGNNQEALTEVTDEMRSELEAGARVAVNNSLSIVKRLDDEADVRAKVMQVEKSPDVGYEDIGGLTEELNEVRETVELPLKNPDLFDTVGIEPPSGVLLHGPPGTGKTLMAKAVANQTDATFIKMAGSELVHKFIGEGAKLVRDLFQVAREHEPAVVFIDEIDAIASKRTDSKTSGDAEVQRTMMQLLSEMDGFEDRGDVRIIAATNRFDMLDRAILRPGRFDRLIEVPLPDEEGREKIFRIHTRNMSVTDDIDFEALARDTEGMSGADIRAICTEAGMFAIRDDRETITLQDFQEAREKLEADSEDDEVSKTFA, from the coding sequence ATGACCGAAACCGTGGACGACGTCGATCTCCCCTACGACGAGGAGGCCTCCCAGCAGGAGAAACTCGACGTTCTCCAGGAGCGACTCGAAGTCCTCGAAGCCCAGAACGAGGAGATGCGGGACAAACTCCTGGACGCGAACGCCGAGAACAACAAGTACCAGCAGAAACTCGAACGGCTCTCCCACGAGAACAAGAAGCTCAAGCAGTCGCCACTTTTCGTGGCGACCGTCCAGGAACTGACAGATGACGGCGTCGTCATCAAGCAACACGGCAACAACCAGGAAGCACTCACCGAGGTCACCGACGAGATGCGCTCCGAACTGGAGGCGGGCGCTCGGGTCGCAGTGAACAACTCCCTCTCGATCGTGAAGCGCCTGGACGACGAGGCCGACGTGCGGGCCAAGGTGATGCAGGTCGAGAAGAGCCCGGACGTGGGCTACGAGGACATCGGCGGCCTCACCGAGGAACTCAACGAAGTCCGGGAGACCGTCGAACTGCCGCTCAAGAATCCGGATCTGTTCGACACGGTCGGTATCGAGCCCCCCAGTGGCGTGTTGCTCCACGGGCCGCCCGGCACGGGGAAGACCCTGATGGCCAAGGCGGTGGCCAACCAGACCGACGCGACCTTCATCAAGATGGCCGGGTCGGAACTGGTCCACAAGTTCATCGGGGAAGGGGCGAAACTCGTCCGGGACCTCTTCCAGGTCGCCCGCGAGCACGAACCTGCCGTGGTGTTCATCGACGAGATCGACGCGATCGCCTCCAAGCGCACGGATTCGAAGACCTCCGGAGACGCCGAGGTTCAGCGGACGATGATGCAACTGCTCTCGGAGATGGACGGCTTCGAGGACCGCGGGGACGTCCGGATCATCGCGGCGACGAACCGCTTTGACATGCTCGACCGGGCCATCCTGCGCCCCGGCCGGTTCGACCGCCTGATCGAGGTGCCCCTGCCCGACGAGGAGGGCCGGGAGAAGATCTTCCGGATCCACACCCGGAACATGTCCGTCACCGATGACATCGACTTCGAGGCACTCGCCCGGGACACCGAGGGCATGTCCGGCGCTGACATCCGGGCGATCTGCACGGAGGCCGGGATGTTCGCGATCCGCGACGATCGGGAGACGATCACGCTCCAGGACTTCCAGGAAGCCCGGGAGAAGTTAGAGGCCGACAGCGAGGACGACGAAGTCTCGAAGACCTTCGCCTGA
- a CDS encoding DNA-directed DNA polymerase, giving the protein MQNADLSNFGGDPGGAVDSRVAEAEAVAGDADPVVSEIISAEADALPDVEETIDLAVTQVDYTVEGSGEHERPVIHVFGRTADNDLEHVRVHGFRPYFYAPTASLADGDLTRDVITGHEAGFESIRGENLTRIYAKTPRDVGNIRDEFDHYEADILFPNRFLVDRDITSGVTVPLRRGEDGAIYAHATEVDPIDMSPDLRVNTFDIEVDDRSGFPEDGEEPIISISSHDSYRDEYIAWLYEAPEGAGKTPETLANHDPLQDDPSIEVRAFEDEAAMLTAFLDYIDETDPDVLTGWNFADFDAPYLLDRLDVLGLDSDRLSRVGEVWRSDWQGPSIKGRVVFDLLYGYQRTQFSELDSYRLEAVAAEEVGVGKERYSGDIGDLWEQDPERLLEYNIRDVELCVEIDRRQNIIDFWEEVAEFVGCKLEDATTPGDAVDMYVLHKVFGEFAVPSKGTQESEDYEGGAVFDPITGVREMVTVLDLKSLYPMCMVTINASPETKVDPDQYDGSTYRAPNGTHFRTEPDGIIREMVTELLSEREEKKARRNEHDPDSENYRLYDQQQAAVKVIMNSLYGVLGWERFRLYDKEMGAAVTATGRSVIEFTEQAANEQGLEVIYGDTDSVMLELGEGVSVEEAIDRSKELEAYINQSYDDFAKRELDADEHRFQIEFEKLYRRFFQAGKKKRYAGHIVWKEGKEVDDIDITGFEYKRSDIAPITKEVQKTVIERIVTEGDIEGTKEYVHDVIESFQDGQVDLDQVGIPGGIGKRLTDYETDTAHVRGAKYANLLLGTNFTRGSKPKRVYLKKVHPSFWQRIEAEEPDIAETDLYLEFKRDPDVICYEYADQLPEEFSVDWDKMLEKTLKGPIARVLEALSISWEEVRDGQTQTGLGQYM; this is encoded by the coding sequence ATGCAGAACGCGGACCTCTCGAATTTCGGCGGCGATCCCGGCGGCGCGGTCGACTCGCGAGTGGCGGAGGCCGAGGCGGTAGCCGGGGACGCCGACCCGGTCGTCTCCGAGATCATCTCCGCGGAGGCAGATGCCCTTCCCGACGTCGAGGAAACCATCGACCTGGCGGTCACGCAGGTCGATTACACCGTCGAAGGGTCGGGCGAACACGAGCGCCCGGTCATTCACGTCTTCGGGCGAACGGCGGACAACGACCTCGAACACGTCCGTGTCCACGGATTTCGCCCCTACTTCTATGCCCCGACGGCTTCGCTCGCGGACGGTGATCTCACCAGGGACGTAATCACCGGCCACGAGGCGGGCTTCGAGAGCATCCGTGGCGAGAACCTGACCCGGATCTACGCGAAGACCCCGCGGGATGTCGGAAACATCCGGGACGAGTTCGACCACTACGAGGCGGACATCCTCTTCCCGAACCGCTTCCTGGTCGATCGGGACATCACGAGTGGCGTCACGGTGCCGCTGCGGCGGGGCGAGGACGGGGCCATCTACGCGCACGCGACCGAGGTCGACCCGATCGACATGAGCCCCGACCTCCGGGTGAACACGTTCGACATCGAAGTCGACGATCGATCCGGCTTCCCCGAGGACGGCGAAGAACCGATCATCAGCATCTCCAGTCACGACTCGTATCGTGACGAGTATATCGCCTGGCTTTACGAGGCACCCGAGGGAGCGGGGAAGACCCCTGAAACCTTGGCCAATCACGACCCGCTCCAGGACGACCCCTCGATCGAGGTTCGAGCATTCGAGGACGAGGCCGCCATGCTCACGGCGTTTTTGGACTACATCGACGAGACGGACCCGGACGTGCTGACAGGATGGAACTTCGCGGACTTCGACGCTCCCTACCTCCTGGATCGACTCGACGTGCTAGGTCTCGACTCGGACCGTCTCTCACGCGTTGGTGAGGTCTGGCGCAGCGACTGGCAGGGGCCCAGCATCAAGGGTCGGGTCGTCTTCGACCTCCTGTATGGCTATCAGCGCACCCAGTTCTCCGAACTGGACTCCTACCGCCTGGAGGCGGTGGCCGCCGAGGAAGTCGGTGTCGGGAAAGAGCGATACTCCGGGGACATCGGGGACCTCTGGGAACAGGACCCCGAGCGCTTGCTCGAGTACAACATCCGTGACGTCGAACTCTGTGTCGAGATCGACCGGCGACAGAACATCATCGACTTCTGGGAGGAGGTCGCGGAGTTCGTCGGGTGCAAACTGGAGGACGCCACCACCCCGGGGGATGCAGTGGACATGTACGTGCTCCACAAGGTGTTCGGGGAGTTCGCGGTGCCCTCGAAGGGAACCCAGGAGAGCGAGGATTACGAAGGTGGAGCCGTCTTCGATCCGATAACGGGCGTCCGCGAGATGGTGACGGTCCTGGACCTGAAGAGTCTGTACCCGATGTGTATGGTGACCATCAACGCGTCGCCGGAGACGAAAGTCGATCCCGACCAGTACGACGGCTCGACCTACCGGGCCCCGAACGGCACGCACTTTCGAACCGAACCGGACGGGATCATCCGCGAAATGGTCACGGAACTGCTCAGCGAACGGGAGGAAAAGAAGGCCCGGCGGAACGAGCACGATCCGGACAGCGAGAACTACCGGCTCTACGATCAGCAGCAGGCCGCGGTGAAGGTCATCATGAACTCCCTGTACGGGGTGCTGGGCTGGGAGCGGTTCCGCCTGTACGACAAGGAGATGGGGGCCGCCGTCACCGCCACCGGTCGCTCGGTCATCGAGTTCACCGAACAGGCCGCCAACGAACAGGGGCTTGAGGTCATCTACGGCGACACGGACAGTGTGATGCTGGAACTCGGGGAGGGCGTCTCCGTCGAGGAGGCCATCGACCGGTCCAAAGAACTCGAGGCCTACATCAACCAGTCCTACGACGACTTCGCAAAGCGGGAACTCGACGCCGACGAACATCGCTTCCAGATCGAGTTCGAGAAGCTCTATCGACGCTTCTTCCAGGCGGGCAAGAAGAAACGCTACGCCGGTCACATCGTCTGGAAGGAGGGCAAGGAAGTCGATGACATCGACATCACGGGCTTCGAGTACAAACGCTCGGACATCGCCCCGATCACGAAAGAGGTCCAGAAGACCGTGATCGAACGCATCGTCACGGAGGGGGATATCGAGGGCACCAAGGAGTACGTTCACGACGTCATCGAGTCCTTCCAGGACGGGCAGGTCGACCTGGACCAGGTCGGGATCCCGGGCGGGATCGGCAAACGCCTGACCGACTACGAGACTGACACGGCCCACGTTCGCGGGGCGAAGTACGCGAACCTCCTGCTGGGAACGAACTTCACGCGAGGAAGCAAACCTAAACGGGTGTATCTGAAGAAAGTCCATCCATCCTTCTGGCAGCGTATCGAGGCCGAGGAACCCGACATCGCGGAGACGGACCTCTACCTCGAGTTCAAGCGCGATCCGGACGTGATCTGCTATGAGTATGCCGATCAGTTACCCGAGGAGTTCAGCGTGGACTGGGACAAGATGCTCGAAAAGACCCTGAAGGGCCCGATCGCCCGAGTGCTCGAAGCGCTTTCCATCTCCTGGGAGGAAGTTCGAGACGGTCAGACCCAGACCGGCCTCGGACAGTACATGTGA
- the rad50 gene encoding DNA double-strand break repair ATPase Rad50 gives MRFDRLSLQNFKCFEDADFRLDTGVTVVHGVNGSGKSSLLEACFFALYGATAIDRTLDEIVTIGAEETTVDLWFTHEGESYHLHRRIRATGERAVTADCTLEGPNSTLDGVGDVEDRVRSMLRMDASAFVNSAFVRQGEINKLIEASPGDRKRMIDRLLQLGRLETYRERAAEARLGVENLKERRSGRLDSLEEQIAEKDESTLYERANALESAIGDLESEIEQLESGRESARETLSEAESTLETHEQRREELATITERIETLQERIAEDERRRQELAETITDRRQEIETRTDTIETRATELDLDSTDPDAIEAAIEAAREEKERLTEAIMDLREAVQGAEHEAETATERAKTLQSRATDRRERASELETKQSQLEAEIEAEREAIEEAAAEIETHLSAFTAASIEYGEGAAAIEERREALEAARETETERREELATVQSRIEEAEALLEAGKCPECGQPVDGAPEVESLEADREEQERLEAALESERERRRELEDELDAAEALREHEREIEGLISTVESHGERLAEKRDSLAETRTRRDELQSEATDLEDEAAKAEKTAEKAQKRAAETREKIGEHNQERSEYADHIEALESLLETVEAVESLREEIERAQETRESIDDRNDERRETLTELRERKRTLDEQIDDERVEQARQNREDATDYLEQVETELAEKREQHDEHRSELGAVQNELEELQALEDQRAAVTETVEALDSLHAELSELESMYARLRTDLRQRNVSRLEALLNETFDLVYRNDSYARIELDGDYELTVYQKDGSPLSPDQLSGGERALFNLSLRAAIYRLLVEGIDGAAPMPPLILDEPTVFLDSGHVSQLVALVESMRDLGVEQIIVVSHDEELIGAADDLVRVEKDPTTNRSTVETDGFVLPEADD, from the coding sequence GTGAGATTCGACCGACTCTCGCTGCAGAACTTCAAGTGCTTCGAAGACGCCGATTTCCGGCTCGATACCGGCGTGACAGTCGTTCATGGTGTCAACGGGAGCGGGAAGTCATCGCTGCTGGAAGCGTGTTTCTTCGCGCTTTACGGCGCGACGGCGATCGACCGAACGCTGGACGAAATCGTCACTATCGGTGCGGAGGAGACGACAGTCGACCTCTGGTTCACCCACGAGGGTGAGTCCTACCACCTTCACCGGCGGATCAGGGCCACGGGCGAGCGGGCCGTGACTGCCGACTGTACGCTCGAAGGACCAAATTCGACGCTTGACGGGGTCGGGGACGTGGAGGATCGCGTTCGATCGATGCTGCGAATGGACGCCTCGGCCTTCGTGAACTCCGCGTTCGTCAGGCAGGGAGAGATCAACAAGCTCATCGAGGCGAGCCCTGGCGATCGCAAGCGGATGATCGACCGCCTCCTTCAGCTCGGCCGACTGGAGACCTATCGCGAGCGTGCGGCCGAGGCTCGATTGGGCGTCGAAAATCTCAAAGAACGGCGTTCGGGACGACTCGACTCCCTCGAGGAACAGATCGCGGAGAAAGACGAGTCGACCCTTTACGAGCGGGCGAACGCGCTGGAGTCGGCGATCGGGGACCTCGAATCCGAGATCGAGCAACTCGAATCGGGGCGGGAGTCGGCCCGCGAGACCCTTTCGGAAGCAGAATCGACCCTCGAAACCCACGAACAGCGCCGGGAGGAGCTCGCGACTATCACGGAGCGCATTGAGACACTGCAGGAGCGAATCGCCGAGGACGAGCGCCGACGCCAGGAGTTAGCAGAGACCATCACGGACCGGCGGCAGGAGATCGAGACCCGGACCGACACTATCGAGACGAGAGCCACGGAGCTAGATCTCGACTCGACCGATCCGGACGCGATCGAAGCGGCAATCGAAGCGGCTCGCGAGGAAAAAGAGCGGCTCACCGAGGCGATCATGGACCTCCGCGAGGCCGTGCAGGGGGCCGAACACGAGGCCGAGACCGCAACCGAGCGCGCGAAAACACTGCAGTCCCGAGCCACCGATCGCCGGGAGCGTGCCTCGGAGCTCGAAACGAAGCAATCACAGCTCGAAGCCGAGATCGAGGCCGAACGGGAGGCAATCGAGGAGGCCGCCGCGGAGATCGAAACCCATCTCTCGGCGTTTACCGCGGCCTCCATCGAGTACGGCGAGGGGGCCGCTGCCATCGAGGAGCGTCGGGAGGCCCTGGAAGCGGCCCGGGAGACGGAGACGGAGCGTCGCGAAGAACTCGCGACCGTCCAGTCCCGAATCGAGGAGGCCGAAGCGCTGCTCGAAGCGGGGAAGTGCCCGGAATGTGGACAACCCGTCGACGGGGCACCCGAAGTCGAGTCCCTGGAGGCCGACCGCGAGGAACAGGAACGCCTGGAAGCGGCCCTCGAATCGGAGCGCGAGCGCCGCAGGGAACTCGAAGACGAGCTGGACGCGGCCGAGGCCCTCCGGGAGCACGAACGCGAAATCGAGGGACTGATTTCGACGGTCGAATCCCACGGTGAACGACTCGCCGAAAAGCGAGACTCACTCGCCGAAACCCGGACTCGGCGGGACGAACTGCAGTCGGAAGCCACTGACCTCGAAGACGAGGCGGCAAAAGCAGAAAAGACGGCCGAAAAGGCGCAGAAACGGGCGGCGGAGACTCGCGAGAAGATCGGCGAGCACAACCAGGAACGAAGCGAGTACGCGGATCACATCGAGGCCCTTGAGTCGCTCCTGGAGACGGTCGAAGCAGTCGAGTCACTTCGAGAAGAAATCGAACGGGCCCAGGAGACCCGCGAGTCGATCGACGACCGAAACGACGAGCGCCGGGAAACGCTTACCGAACTACGGGAGCGCAAACGGACCCTCGACGAGCAGATCGACGACGAACGGGTCGAACAGGCCCGGCAAAACCGAGAAGACGCCACGGACTACCTCGAACAGGTCGAGACCGAACTCGCCGAAAAACGCGAGCAGCACGACGAGCACCGGAGTGAACTCGGCGCGGTCCAGAACGAATTAGAGGAGCTCCAGGCACTCGAAGACCAGCGGGCGGCCGTCACGGAGACCGTCGAGGCCCTCGACTCGTTGCACGCGGAACTGTCCGAGCTGGAATCGATGTACGCTCGGCTCCGGACCGACCTCCGTCAGCGAAACGTCTCCCGGCTCGAAGCCCTGCTGAACGAGACCTTCGATCTGGTCTATCGCAACGATTCCTACGCCCGGATCGAACTGGACGGTGACTACGAGCTGACAGTCTACCAGAAGGACGGGTCGCCGCTCTCGCCCGACCAGCTCTCCGGTGGCGAGCGGGCGCTTTTCAACCTCAGCCTCCGTGCAGCGATCTACCGCCTGCTCGTCGAGGGTATCGACGGAGCCGCGCCGATGCCACCGCTGATACTGGACGAGCCGACGGTGTTCCTCGATTCCGGCCACGTCTCCCAGCTCGTGGCCCTCGTGGAGTCGATGCGGGATCTGGGCGTCGAGCAGATCATCGTCGTCAGCCACGACGAGGAACTCATCGGGGCCGCTGATGACCTCGTCCGGGTCGAGAAAGATCCGACGACCAACCGGTCGACGGTCGAGACTGACGGGTTCGTGTTGCCAGAAGCCGACGATTAA
- a CDS encoding DUF7322 domain-containing protein, whose translation MTAPEVEPDSEQLVEADVPPRLRREFLLQAGLLNVGVLAASGGAITLAFTARHRLGVVLLSAGLLAIGFTWWRYRREITD comes from the coding sequence GTGACCGCGCCAGAGGTCGAACCGGACAGCGAGCAACTGGTCGAAGCCGACGTGCCGCCCAGGTTACGACGTGAGTTCCTCCTCCAGGCGGGCCTGCTGAACGTCGGCGTGCTGGCCGCTAGCGGTGGGGCAATCACGCTCGCGTTCACGGCTCGACACCGACTCGGAGTGGTGCTCCTCTCCGCTGGGCTGCTCGCGATCGGGTTCACCTGGTGGCGCTACCGCCGCGAGATTACGGACTGA
- the mre11 gene encoding DNA double-strand break repair protein Mre11 yields MTRVIHTGDTHLGYRQYHLPERRADFLAAFRQVIEDAIEAEVDAVVHAGDLFNDRRPGLIDLRETISVLETLRAAEIPFLAVVGNHEDARDGQWIDLFEQLGLATHLDAEGTVIGDTAFYGLDYVPGARRDALDYEFEPRSVPHAALVSHGRFKPFPHGDWDLETILTEANLEFDAALLGDDHVPDQKRVAGAWAAYCGSTERASASERDPRGYNIVTFDDGVSITRRTLDTREFVFIDVELASSERASIVKERVRAARIEDAVVIVTIQGEGETIPPAEIEAVGDEAGALITRVNDRRELDTEAETTVSFADPDEAVTERVREMGLSDVAHDIEGLVRSEDLAQSNLRDRVIETVTDRLDDPTAFEPVGDEPADSTEEPSSADTDESGSGDGRATKNATMEEFL; encoded by the coding sequence ATGACTCGGGTCATACACACGGGAGACACCCACCTCGGATATCGGCAGTACCACCTCCCGGAGCGACGAGCCGACTTTCTCGCGGCCTTTCGACAGGTGATCGAAGACGCGATCGAGGCTGAGGTCGATGCGGTCGTTCACGCAGGGGATCTCTTCAACGACCGCCGGCCGGGCCTAATCGACCTCCGGGAGACGATCTCGGTTCTGGAGACCCTTCGAGCCGCGGAGATACCGTTTCTCGCCGTCGTCGGCAACCACGAGGACGCCCGGGACGGCCAGTGGATCGACCTCTTCGAGCAACTCGGCCTCGCGACTCACCTCGACGCCGAGGGAACGGTGATCGGTGATACTGCCTTCTACGGCCTCGACTACGTGCCAGGTGCCAGACGGGACGCCCTCGATTACGAGTTCGAGCCCCGGTCGGTGCCACACGCCGCCCTCGTCTCCCACGGCCGATTCAAACCGTTCCCACACGGTGACTGGGACCTCGAAACGATCCTCACCGAGGCGAACCTGGAGTTCGATGCCGCGCTTCTGGGGGACGATCACGTCCCGGATCAAAAACGTGTCGCGGGCGCGTGGGCGGCCTACTGTGGTTCGACCGAACGGGCCAGCGCCTCGGAACGTGACCCCCGGGGGTACAACATCGTCACGTTCGACGACGGAGTCTCGATCACCCGACGGACCCTGGACACCCGCGAATTCGTCTTCATCGACGTGGAACTCGCTTCGTCGGAGCGGGCCTCGATCGTGAAAGAACGCGTCCGAGCGGCCCGAATCGAGGACGCCGTGGTCATCGTCACCATCCAGGGTGAGGGCGAGACGATCCCGCCAGCCGAGATTGAGGCCGTCGGTGACGAAGCCGGGGCGCTAATCACCCGCGTGAACGACCGTCGGGAACTGGACACGGAGGCCGAAACGACGGTCTCCTTTGCCGATCCCGACGAGGCCGTCACAGAGCGCGTGCGTGAGATGGGACTCTCCGACGTGGCCCACGACATCGAGGGATTGGTCCGCAGCGAGGACCTCGCCCAGAGTAATTTGCGTGATCGCGTGATCGAGACGGTGACCGACCGATTAGACGATCCAACGGCCTTCGAACCGGTCGGGGATGAACCAGCTGACTCGACCGAGGAGCCATCCTCGGCAGACACCGACGAGTCGGGATCGGGCGATGGACGTGCGACCAAGAACGCCACCATGGAGGAGTTCCTGTGA
- a CDS encoding DUF5800 family protein has protein sequence MTVLSFDKDGVDVVYQATEFRMERALIEEATGTDFRDVTDHEVLKLVEPDPDLSGEPRRIGDILQAKNSTN, from the coding sequence ATGACCGTTCTATCCTTCGACAAAGACGGCGTGGACGTCGTCTATCAGGCCACCGAGTTCCGCATGGAGCGGGCCCTCATCGAGGAGGCGACCGGGACGGACTTCAGGGACGTGACCGACCACGAGGTCCTCAAACTCGTGGAGCCGGACCCGGATCTCAGTGGTGAACCGCGGCGTATCGGTGACATCCTTCAGGCGAAAAACAGTACCAATTAA
- a CDS encoding polymer-forming cytoskeletal protein, with amino-acid sequence MFATDPIDRLTIPDGTEVQEHDLVTDGDVLVGGGSTVEFGLRGQSLVAGERVSFDGDIEMEGDCRLDMWCDVDGNVLVGEDAYLGERVSVTGRLVVGGDLDIGDDVDIEEGFEANGWIVIRNPMPTVVFFMVYLTHLLRIGDTEEAQSLLEELSADPDADPVRIPHNATVSDDVWRVSTPATVGDDCRIHGNIRAEDLTVGMNNDVFGSLRARGDIVVGEGTTVHGDVTTRNGDITIEPEATVLGDVSGTDVHLHREADVDGTIRARGAMQLDGETEREPE; translated from the coding sequence GTGTTCGCGACCGATCCGATCGACCGGCTCACGATTCCCGACGGCACCGAGGTGCAGGAACACGACCTGGTCACCGACGGGGACGTCCTCGTCGGCGGGGGCAGCACGGTCGAGTTCGGGCTGCGTGGCCAGAGTCTGGTGGCCGGCGAACGGGTCAGCTTCGACGGCGACATCGAGATGGAGGGGGACTGCCGGCTGGACATGTGGTGTGACGTGGACGGCAACGTGCTGGTCGGCGAGGACGCCTACCTGGGCGAACGGGTCTCGGTCACCGGCCGCCTGGTTGTCGGCGGAGATTTGGACATCGGCGACGACGTCGACATCGAGGAGGGTTTCGAGGCCAACGGCTGGATCGTGATCCGCAACCCCATGCCGACGGTCGTCTTCTTCATGGTCTATCTCACCCATTTGCTCCGGATCGGTGACACCGAGGAGGCCCAGTCGCTCCTCGAAGAGCTGAGTGCCGATCCCGACGCCGATCCGGTTCGAATTCCCCACAACGCGACGGTGAGCGACGACGTCTGGCGCGTGTCGACCCCGGCGACGGTGGGCGATGACTGTCGAATTCACGGGAACATTCGTGCCGAAGACCTCACGGTCGGAATGAACAACGACGTCTTCGGCAGTCTCCGGGCTCGTGGCGACATCGTCGTCGGGGAGGGAACCACCGTCCACGGCGATGTAACGACCCGAAACGGTGACATCACGATCGAACCGGAAGCGACGGTCCTGGGGGACGTCTCGGGAACCGACGTGCACCTCCATCGGGAGGCGGACGTGGACGGCACCATCCGGGCCCGCGGGGCCATGCAACTGGACGGCGAGACCGAACGCGAGCCCGAGTAA
- a CDS encoding redox-regulated ATPase YchF, producing the protein MLSLALAGKPNAGKSTFYTAATMAEVDVANYPFTTIDANRGISHVRTRCPCLDLDDRCGNDTCHDGKRYVPVELLDVAGLVPGAHEGRGLGNQFLDELTDADAILNVVDASGGTNAEGEPVEVGSHDPLEDVDFIEREMDLWLASIVDRNWESIQRQSRSPGFDIDEALTEMLTGFGATTADVAASLRELEYPEDPVKWEDEQRETLAREIRARTKPIVVVANKIDVAPPENVEALLNLDRPVVPATAEGEVALRRGVEQGVIDYDPGDEDFEVRSELPEGTQSTLDALTETMTEWDGTGVQAALNTAVYDLLDHRTVYPVQDQTHWTDAKGNVLPDAFLLPSGSTPTDLAYAVHSDIGDGYLHAIDARSNREIGDEYVLEEGDVIKIVSTAN; encoded by the coding sequence ATGCTCTCGCTGGCCCTTGCCGGGAAGCCAAACGCCGGCAAGTCCACCTTCTACACGGCCGCCACCATGGCCGAGGTCGACGTGGCGAACTATCCCTTTACCACGATCGACGCGAATCGAGGGATCTCACACGTCCGGACCCGCTGTCCCTGTCTCGATCTGGACGACCGCTGTGGCAACGACACCTGTCACGACGGCAAACGCTACGTGCCGGTCGAACTGCTGGACGTGGCTGGCCTGGTCCCGGGTGCTCACGAGGGGCGTGGACTGGGCAATCAGTTCCTCGACGAATTGACCGACGCCGACGCCATTCTGAACGTCGTCGACGCCTCCGGCGGGACGAACGCCGAGGGCGAACCGGTCGAAGTGGGAAGCCACGACCCGCTCGAAGACGTGGATTTCATCGAGCGCGAGATGGACCTCTGGCTGGCCTCGATCGTCGATCGAAACTGGGAGTCGATCCAGCGCCAATCGCGATCGCCGGGCTTTGACATCGACGAAGCCCTGACCGAGATGCTCACTGGTTTTGGCGCGACGACCGCTGACGTGGCTGCGAGCCTCCGCGAACTGGAGTACCCCGAAGACCCGGTCAAGTGGGAAGACGAACAGCGTGAAACCCTGGCCCGGGAGATCCGGGCCCGCACAAAGCCGATCGTCGTCGTCGCGAACAAAATCGACGTGGCCCCGCCGGAGAACGTGGAGGCACTCTTGAATCTCGATCGGCCCGTCGTTCCCGCGACCGCCGAGGGCGAGGTGGCCCTCCGTCGCGGCGTCGAACAGGGCGTCATCGACTACGACCCGGGCGACGAGGACTTCGAGGTCCGGTCCGAACTTCCCGAGGGAACCCAATCGACCCTGGATGCGCTTACCGAGACGATGACCGAATGGGACGGAACCGGCGTCCAGGCGGCCCTGAACACGGCCGTCTATGACTTGCTCGACCACCGGACCGTCTATCCGGTCCAGGACCAGACGCACTGGACCGACGCCAAAGGGAACGTGTTGCCAGACGCCTTCCTCTTGCCCTCGGGCTCGACGCCGACGGACCTCGCGTACGCGGTTCACTCGGACATCGGCGATGGATATCTGCATGCCATCGACGCGCGGTCGAATCGCGAAATCGGGGACGAGTACGTGCTCGAAGAGGGCGACGTAATCAAGATCGTCAGTACGGCGAACTGA
- a CDS encoding DUF7331 family protein → MDDHAKGEDRAADVPQLPDGETSAETIESYETVDGIVFYDGENPLAWLQSTAVESLAENR, encoded by the coding sequence GTGGACGACCACGCCAAGGGCGAAGATCGAGCGGCCGACGTCCCGCAATTACCGGACGGTGAGACGAGTGCGGAGACCATCGAATCCTACGAGACAGTCGACGGAATCGTATTCTACGACGGCGAAAATCCGCTGGCCTGGCTTCAGTCCACGGCCGTCGAATCGCTCGCGGAGAACCGCTGA